The nucleotide sequence GCTACCGACACGGTCTCCTCCAGGATATTTATCTTCATGCTGTCTAGCACTAAGGAACCTTTCAAAAGCGTACCGGAGGATGAAGGTGCATCCTATAACTGGCTTGTGAGAGATGAACAGAGAATTACATGTCCGTTAGATAGTCCAACCTGGAAAATTGTATAAATAGCGGAACAGATGTCCTTATCATGGACTCAATCATTTCATTACAAGTACGTTACGATATCCTTTATAATTTAATTAAGAATAGAACAAATCAGAAGTTAGCATGTCCTTATCTAAAGTTTCGAATATGAAAAACATACAAGCGGACACTAAATGATATCCATAAAAATACAGAGAAGGTGTCACAATGAAAAAAACGGAATCAGAAAAAATAAAGCTGGAAAACAGCTATACTCAGTTACCAGAAGTATTTTATACATTGCAGGATCCTACTCCTGTCACATCACCTGAGTTTGTAATTTTCAATGCGGTACTGGCGCAGGAACTTGGGTTAGATGCGAAGCTTATACAATCAGAAGAGGGGGCAGCTATTCTAGCTGGTAACCAGGTTCCAGACCATGCTACTCCTTTAGCTCAGGCCTATGCAGGTCACCAATTTGGCCATTTCACGATGTTGGGGGATGGTCGTGCCATTTTACTTGGAGAACACATTACCCCGGATGACAATCGTAGAGATATTCAATTAAAAGGAGCCGGAAGAACCCCCTATTCCCGTGGTGGAGATGGTCGTGCAGCTCTTGGTCCGATGTTGCGGGAATATATCATCAGTGAAGCAATGCACGCTCTAGGCGTCCCTACTACTCGCAGTCTTGCGGTTGTGTCGACTGGTGAACCTACCTATAGGGAGACAGAGCTACCTGGTGCGATATTGACTCGAGTAGCGGCTAGTCATCTGCGGGTTGGTACTTTCCAATATGCTCGGAAATGGGGTACACAGGAGGATCTTCGTGCTTTAGCTGATTATGCCATTAAGCGTCACTATCCGGAGGTTTGGAATCAAGAGAACAGGTATGTATCATTTCTCCGTGAATTGATTAAAAAACAAGCTGTGCTTATTGCGAAGTGGCAGTTGGTAGGCTTTATTCATGGTGTCATGAACACAGACAATATGACTATAAGTGGGGAGACCATTGATTATGGTCCTTGTGCCTTTATGGATGTTTATAGTCCGGAAACCGTCTTCAGTTCCATTGACGTTCAGGGCCGCTATGCATACCAAAATCAACCTTATATCGCTGGATGGAACCTAGCCCGTTTTGCAGAAGCCATTTTACCACTTCTTGATAAGGATCAAGACAGAGCAATCGAAATAGCAAATAAGGAAGTGACTTCCTTCCTTGACTTATATAATCAAAATTGGTTAGCTGGAATGCGAGGCAAACTAGGGATTTTTAATGAAGAAACAGAGGATGAGAAGCTCGTTGAACAACTCCTCGAAATAATGGAAAAAGAAAAGGCGGACTATACGAATACGTTTCGTGGCTTAACTTTTCCTGACAGACAAAAGGATGAAGTGTTTCAAACAGATGAGTTTGCTAATTGGAAAGAAAAATGGGAAGCGAGACTTCAGAGACAAGACGAATCAATGGAAGATATACATTACCTCATGCGTGAGTCTAATCCAGCTGTTATCCCACGAAATCATAAAGTGGAGGAAGCGTTAGAGGCAGCAGTAGCTGGTGACAATAGTGTGATGAATCGATTATTGGATGTCTTGAAAAATCCATACGCACATACTAACGCACAGGAGGAATATGGTAGGCCGCCTGCAACACCTGATCCTGCATACCGAACATATTGTGGAACCTAAAAGAGAGAAGGGGAGGGGAAACTATCATGAAATTATTAGGAGTATCTGGATCTTTAGCCGGATGGAAAACCAATATGGCAGTCCATACCTTTTTAACGGCTGCTAAAGCTATTGATTCAGCCATTGACACCGAATTATTGGACCTACGAGATTTTGAAGTGGAATTAGTACGCGGGGAACCGTTAGCCTATTATAATTCCGATACATGGGATGTGGTTCAAAAAATAGAATCGGCCGATATAATTGTTTTTGCCACACCGATTTATCAAGCGTCTATGACAGGGGCATTGAAGAATGTCTTAGATCATTTGCAGATGAATGCTTTAAAAGGTAAGGTGACAGGAATCATCACGCACGGCCATGTGGAAAAACATTTTCTTGTAGCGGAATATCAACTAAAGCCTATTCTTTCGTACTTGAAAGGATTGGTTCCAACTACGAATATCTTTGTCCATAACGATTCCTATAGTGATGAGAATGAAATTGTGGATCAATACGCCATGGACAGATTAAAAAAGCTTGCGGAAGAAATGATTCAGTTATCCAGAAAATGAAATGCTTTCTTGATATACAATCATTAATGTCGACTCCATAGCCTACGTAAGGCTTTCGGAGTCGGTTTTAATTTTTAAATTCATTTAATCTCTCATACGTTTCAAGTAGAAAATCATAAAACAGCTTTTCTGTAGGGAGTAGCTTTCGTTGTGTAGGGTAGATCACACCGACTGTTCTAGTTAGATTTGTATCAGATAAAGGAATGACTACTGTGGACTGAGGTGTGTTATCAACTAATGTCATTTCCGGCATTAAGGCGACACCTAACCCAGCTGATACTAAGCCTTTTAAGGCATCAATATCTTTTCCTTCAAAGGCGATATCAGGAGAATACCCTGCTCTTTGGCATGCTTGGACCACTTGATCTCGAAACACATATCCTTTCGGAAGTACGACGAACGAATCCCCCTTTAATTCCTGAAGCATGATATTTGGTTGATTAGCTAAGGGGTGATGGATAGGAACGAGTGCAACAATATTTTCGGTAAACAAGTTTGTTCCGCGTACCTTTTTTTCTTTTTCTTTGTCAGGCATAGGTGCCATCATGGCTAAATTATAATCTCCATTCACTACACCATCTATTAAATCCTGATAAAGTGCGTTACTCATTTGGAATTTGGCTTCCGGGTAACGTAAGCGAAAGGCAAAGATAATCGAAGGCAATGTGTGAGCTGCCATACTAATAGGGAATGCAATACGAACCGTTCCTTTTTCGGGAGCTAAATATTCCTTCACTTCCCTTTTGGCTTCATCCATCATGTTTAACGTCTGTTTCATTCTCTCAAAAAAAATCCTTCCTATCGGGGTTAATTTCACTCTTCTACCTTCCCGTATAAAAAGATCAATCCCTAATTCGTCTTCTAAATTGAATATCTGTCTACTAACGGAGGACTGGGCAACGTGCAATGCTTCAGCAGCTTCTGTAACATGTTCTCTTTTGGCAACTTCCATAAAATAGTGGATTTGTCGTAATTCCATCGTCTATGCCTCCATCACTTATGCGTTAAACGCATTGATTTCATCTTTTATTTATATTGAAGCTATCATTTAATAAATTATAAAATGAAATTATTCCAAAAAAAAGTATTTTATAAAGACAACATATTAGCTAACTTAGGAGTTGATTTCGTGAAAGTGCTTGATGACATTAAACAAACTCAAACGCAAAATGTAAAAGATTACGTAAATCATTTATTTAAGAAAGTCAAAAAGCGAAATCCAAATGAGACGGAATTTCATCAAGCAGTAAAAGAAGTTTTCGACTCATTAATACCAGTACTTGTTCGTAATCCGAAATACATTGATCATGCTATCCTTGAAAGAATTGTTGAACCAGAACGATTTATTACTTTCCGTGTACCTTGGGTGGATGATGAAGGTAACGTAAAAGTGAATCGGGGGTTCCGAGTACAGTTTAATAGTGCAATTGGTCCATATAAGGGAGGATTAAGATTTCACCCATCTGTTAACTCTAGCATAATTAAGTTTCTAGGTTTTGAACAGATATTTAAGAATTCTTTAACCAGTCAACCAATCGGCGGTGGAAAAGGCGGGTCTGATTTTGATCCAAAAGGTAAATCAGATTTAGAAATCATGCGTTTCTGTCAGAGTTTTATGACGGAACTTGAGAAACATATAGGACCAAATACCGATGTTCCCGCAGGTGACATTGGGGTAGGAGCTAGAGAAATTGGTTATTTGTTCGGTCAATATAAAAAATTGCGCGGAGCTTATGAAGCAGGCGTTCTAACTGGAAAAGGCATTGGGTATGGAGGAAGCTTAGGTCGAAAAGAAGCGACAGGCTACGGAACCGTTTACTTTGTAGAAGAGATGTTGAAAGATAAAGGTTCAAGCTTTAAAGGAAATACTGTTGTCGTTTCAGGATCTGGAAATGTTTCCATCTATGCCATGGAAAAAGCTGCAGAGTTAGGTGCAAAAGTAATTGCTTGTAGTGACTCTAGTGGCTACATTTATGATAAAGATGGAATTAATCTAGACACAGTTAAACAAATAAAAGAAGTAGACGGGAACAGAATTTACGAATATGTAAAAGAGCATCACGATGCTGTTTATACAGAAGGTTGGACAGGAATCTGGTCTATTCCTTGTGAGATTGCCTTGCCTTGTGCAACGCAAAATGAACTCGATCGGGAGTCGGCTTCTCTCCTAGTAAGGAATGGTCTTAAGGCGGTAGGGGAAGGGGCAAATATGCCTTGCACTCAAGAAGCTGTTGATATCTTTATGAAGGCTGGAGTAATGTTTGCACCTGCTAAAGCTGCCAACGCAGGAGGAGTTGCTGTCTCTGCATTAGAAATGGCGCAAAATAGTGCAAGATTATCTTGGACTCAAGAGGAAGTAGACGGGATGTTACAGGACATCATGAAAAACATTTACCAGGAAAGCGTGAAGGCGTCGGAAGAATACGGTGCTTCTGGTAATCTCATTACTGGTGCAAACATTGCTGGATTTAAGAAAGTAGCCGATGCAATGATTGCTCAAGGAGTTATTTAAGGATCATATTAGACTTTTGCATAAATAAAAAGCCCAGATTATTGGGCTTTTTTAACATTAATTTAAAAGCTGTGCAGTTCTAGGAATGTACCTTAAGGGCTGATCACTGATTCGCAATTTCATCTCGATCATGCGCCAAAGGTGGCTGCTCCAGCCATCCGTGTTTTATCATAAGCTGCGCACCATCCTCGGCATATAAACCCATCTCGGCCATAAGGCGTGAATACTCCACTGCGATATCTCTTCTTTGACTAACAGATAAACCAGCACTTAAATATCCTACTGCCGCTGACACTAATGTAACAATATGAAACATCATTAACTTATCGGAAAACGGTGCAATTGTGGAATCTGTGACCTCTGAAACCCACGATTCTGGGGAACTCAAATCTTCTTTAGTCATGATATCACTAAGCACACCGAATTGATGTTTACAAATTTTTTTTCCTTTTTGTAGATACTTTTGAACTTCTTTTGATCGAGTAACTTGTCCAAATCCAATTTCTAACACAACTTTCACGATCGATTTTTGCATGTTAAAGCTTAGTCCACTAATTTCCATTGCAGATAGTGGTCTTTTCTTTCCAAACCAACCGGCTAAATAGCTTTGATCGTTCACAAAGTCAACCTTACTAGGTCTATTAATACGAGGGGGTTTACTGAGAATCCCTTTATGTAGCATCACAGATATAATACGGTCATATAATTCCATCGTCTCTTTTTGAGATTGGATGAAGTGAGCTCTTTGATCCGCTCGGGCTGAGGTTCCGACTGCCCCAGCATAGCCTGTCATTCCGTGTAATGCCATAACGTGCATGTACACTAATAGGAATGTTTCCGTAAATAAAGCAGGAGCATCAAGGTTTACATCTTCCTTTGTAAACCCCATTGGAATAGGATAATCATCCTGTTTCAAAAATGATTTGATTTTTGGAATATGCGATTCAGCTATCCGAAGGGAAAATTGGAGTATTTCTTTAATACCTTTATCTTGTGTATTCTTAATAGAATGTTTTAGAAAACAAATGGACATCGTATCGTTCATATATTGTGTCCAAAGATTTCCGATTTCTGCTGAAGTGAGTGGAACGTTATGATTAGTGCTCTTCACAAAAAAACCTCCATTAATTTTCACACCGAGTATTATAAAATACTGTTTCTTTCAGATCGGTAACGGATAAAACGATAACTCCCTAGAGGAATATTTCTATTAATATTCCTCTTTTGAGAGAGAGTATGTACGGACTTCCTTACAAATGGCTATTTAACGCAAACAAATCAAGAGACCGAATCGATTTTTGGCTTTTTAAACCTAATCATGATAATGAGGATCACTAGGAAGAACTCCATGACATAGCCAATAATCGTCCAAGTTAAAAAGGTGAATTCTAAATGAACCGTGTTGTTTTTAAATAGGGCGATAGATAAAATGGCAAGGAGCAGACTTAATGGTGTCATGAATAAAGTAGATGTCGTTTCTTTATTTGGATTGGAAAATGTTCGGTGAATACAGTACAAAGTAAGCGCTAATTTACTTAATATAACAGGCATCCACAAAATGACAATTACCAGATCCAGTCGATCCAAAAAGTCGGTCATATTAATTTGTTGAATCATAATGAAGTTTGGGTAGGTTGCATTTGAGACAATATTCTGTCCTAACACCGCAATGCTCGTTATGATTAGGACGAATATCAGGAAAAACCCGATACTAATTCCAATAATTGTTGCACGCTTTATCCCTTCTCTCGCCGCTACATTGCCAAGTAGGAAAAAGAAAATGAGCGACTCTCCCATCCAAGGGAATAGCTCGAAAGAGGATTTACTTAAGTTTGCTACCGTGTCTGTTCCTATAATTGGCATGACGTGAGAAAGATCTACTTCATTGATTAACATAACGGGAAGTGATGCGACCGTAACACCGAGTAAAATAAATTGAACAACTGTAATTCTTGTGATTACTTCGAGACCTGCGGAGCTAATATAGAGCAAGACAACGGATACGAGTAAAGTGGTCATTTCTATAGGGGTGGTTGGTAATAATGCTCTAGTTGTAAAGTCAATAAAGGCACGCAAATCTCTAATATAGACAATTACGAGAAACACTCCTAGAGTTAAATGAAAAATATGGTGCAGCTTTGTCTTCTGAATTGTAGCAAAACTTAATTGTGCTTTGTTTCCTCTTCCGAAACAAACGATCAAAATTACCACCAAAACTGGATAAACAATAAACGGAACAAGCCATGTATTTTGCTTAGAAATCTGCGTTAGAATCTGTGGTAACGTAATTAATGTGGCTGCAAATATATAATTTGCAACAAGCATGGTGAATTGGAACCGTGATATGAACGCTTTCATTAAGAGACCACCATCTTTGTTAAACTTCCAATGTTCGTAATCAAATACTCCGATAGCCCGTTAAGCGAATAAGGGATGGCAAGGATGATAGAACTTCCAGCTGTAAGCAAAACGAATCCATAAATCCATTTTCGTTCTTTTTTTTGGTTGATTTTTTTATGCTGGGTGATGACAAAATATAGTAATACGGAAATTACACCAGCTGTTCCAATCATGGTATCATCATTCCTTTATCGTTATTCCGGGATTCGTCGTTTGCTGAATGGTCGCATTTACGTTCACATCAATCTTCATTTCTTTTAATGTATTTCTCCAGTTATCTGCCCATTTCTTCTCCCATTGTTTATTCACATGCTGAAACAAATACCACCCAAATCCGTAAACATCAATTCCTTCAGACATAGAATGTTCTAATAGTGCATTAATTTCTTGTTTTATTTTCTTCTCCATGTTTTTAACAGCCAATTGATAGTTGGCATCCATATCCAAATCAAGATTTGCTTCATTTTGCATCACTCTCGCTTGGACGTCTATTGTTAAAGAAAACGATGGAGAACCTCCCGAAGTTGTGTAAGACGTTCTTATTTTTTTGTCATCTATGCTTACATTTATTTCACCATCTTCTTTTACAGAAAAGGTGTAGTTTTTTTCGGGTGTCTCTTCAAATAACCAGAAGGCACCTAAGGATTCTTCCTTATTGGCAAAATACTTTAACTTATCATCCTTTAAAATTGCGGCACCGCTAATCATAATTTCATCTTTTTGATCTTCAGGGTATTCGTTCTCTGTCTTTGTCGTTTCCACTATTGGAATTACAGGGTCTTTTCCAGGTTTATCTATTTGGTTCATCACATCTTTTACTGTAATTCCAAAGCCAGACTTGGCCATTTCTCGCATCGTTTCCGCAGAAAACTGTTCAAAGTGCGGAGTAGCGTTTAGTACTTCCATCGCCTCTCCTCTTGTAACGAGGACATATGCGGATAATCTGGATTGAGGTTGCTCGATGACAACATCTAGAGATTTTTTAAACCCACCACGAGCTATATTCTCACCAAATACAAGGACTCTTCGGTGAGAAAAATAAAGCTTTCTTGACATCCTTTGCTGGAGGTCATCGTTGCTTTCTCTTATATTTCTTCCCACTCCAGAATCCACATAGAAAGGGGACTCCCCACCGGAGCCTCCGCCACCACCAGATGAACCGGCTCCACCCATATTTCCTGGTAAAGGAACTTGAACAGACGTCCTTAACTTATTTTCTTCGAGCTTGTCAAATCCACTTGCCGTGACGAATGCTAAATCGTTTACTTCTACACGGTCCCAACACCCTGTTAACAAAAATAAACATAGAATGAGTAGATAGATTCTTTTATATATAGTCATGACCAATACTCCTATTCGATTAGGACTCTTTTTGACTAGGAGAAGGCTGGAGATTGCTTGCTTCTCTTTTTGTATCTTCTTTCACAAATTGTTTTGGACGCCGGTCC is from Radiobacillus kanasensis and encodes:
- a CDS encoding protein adenylyltransferase SelO, which gives rise to MKKTESEKIKLENSYTQLPEVFYTLQDPTPVTSPEFVIFNAVLAQELGLDAKLIQSEEGAAILAGNQVPDHATPLAQAYAGHQFGHFTMLGDGRAILLGEHITPDDNRRDIQLKGAGRTPYSRGGDGRAALGPMLREYIISEAMHALGVPTTRSLAVVSTGEPTYRETELPGAILTRVAASHLRVGTFQYARKWGTQEDLRALADYAIKRHYPEVWNQENRYVSFLRELIKKQAVLIAKWQLVGFIHGVMNTDNMTISGETIDYGPCAFMDVYSPETVFSSIDVQGRYAYQNQPYIAGWNLARFAEAILPLLDKDQDRAIEIANKEVTSFLDLYNQNWLAGMRGKLGIFNEETEDEKLVEQLLEIMEKEKADYTNTFRGLTFPDRQKDEVFQTDEFANWKEKWEARLQRQDESMEDIHYLMRESNPAVIPRNHKVEEALEAAVAGDNSVMNRLLDVLKNPYAHTNAQEEYGRPPATPDPAYRTYCGT
- a CDS encoding NADPH-dependent FMN reductase, which produces MKLLGVSGSLAGWKTNMAVHTFLTAAKAIDSAIDTELLDLRDFEVELVRGEPLAYYNSDTWDVVQKIESADIIVFATPIYQASMTGALKNVLDHLQMNALKGKVTGIITHGHVEKHFLVAEYQLKPILSYLKGLVPTTNIFVHNDSYSDENEIVDQYAMDRLKKLAEEMIQLSRK
- a CDS encoding LysR family transcriptional regulator, giving the protein MELRQIHYFMEVAKREHVTEAAEALHVAQSSVSRQIFNLEDELGIDLFIREGRRVKLTPIGRIFFERMKQTLNMMDEAKREVKEYLAPEKGTVRIAFPISMAAHTLPSIIFAFRLRYPEAKFQMSNALYQDLIDGVVNGDYNLAMMAPMPDKEKEKKVRGTNLFTENIVALVPIHHPLANQPNIMLQELKGDSFVVLPKGYVFRDQVVQACQRAGYSPDIAFEGKDIDALKGLVSAGLGVALMPEMTLVDNTPQSTVVIPLSDTNLTRTVGVIYPTQRKLLPTEKLFYDFLLETYERLNEFKN
- the gdhA gene encoding NADP-specific glutamate dehydrogenase, which produces MLDDIKQTQTQNVKDYVNHLFKKVKKRNPNETEFHQAVKEVFDSLIPVLVRNPKYIDHAILERIVEPERFITFRVPWVDDEGNVKVNRGFRVQFNSAIGPYKGGLRFHPSVNSSIIKFLGFEQIFKNSLTSQPIGGGKGGSDFDPKGKSDLEIMRFCQSFMTELEKHIGPNTDVPAGDIGVGAREIGYLFGQYKKLRGAYEAGVLTGKGIGYGGSLGRKEATGYGTVYFVEEMLKDKGSSFKGNTVVVSGSGNVSIYAMEKAAELGAKVIACSDSSGYIYDKDGINLDTVKQIKEVDGNRIYEYVKEHHDAVYTEGWTGIWSIPCEIALPCATQNELDRESASLLVRNGLKAVGEGANMPCTQEAVDIFMKAGVMFAPAKAANAGGVAVSALEMAQNSARLSWTQEEVDGMLQDIMKNIYQESVKASEEYGASGNLITGANIAGFKKVADAMIAQGVI
- a CDS encoding DUF3231 family protein, with amino-acid sequence MKSTNHNVPLTSAEIGNLWTQYMNDTMSICFLKHSIKNTQDKGIKEILQFSLRIAESHIPKIKSFLKQDDYPIPMGFTKEDVNLDAPALFTETFLLVYMHVMALHGMTGYAGAVGTSARADQRAHFIQSQKETMELYDRIISVMLHKGILSKPPRINRPSKVDFVNDQSYLAGWFGKKRPLSAMEISGLSFNMQKSIVKVVLEIGFGQVTRSKEVQKYLQKGKKICKHQFGVLSDIMTKEDLSSPESWVSEVTDSTIAPFSDKLMMFHIVTLVSAAVGYLSAGLSVSQRRDIAVEYSRLMAEMGLYAEDGAQLMIKHGWLEQPPLAHDRDEIANQ
- a CDS encoding GerAB/ArcD/ProY family transporter, which produces MKAFISRFQFTMLVANYIFAATLITLPQILTQISKQNTWLVPFIVYPVLVVILIVCFGRGNKAQLSFATIQKTKLHHIFHLTLGVFLVIVYIRDLRAFIDFTTRALLPTTPIEMTTLLVSVVLLYISSAGLEVITRITVVQFILLGVTVASLPVMLINEVDLSHVMPIIGTDTVANLSKSSFELFPWMGESLIFFFLLGNVAAREGIKRATIIGISIGFFLIFVLIITSIAVLGQNIVSNATYPNFIMIQQINMTDFLDRLDLVIVILWMPVILSKLALTLYCIHRTFSNPNKETTSTLFMTPLSLLLAILSIALFKNNTVHLEFTFLTWTIIGYVMEFFLVILIIMIRFKKPKIDSVS
- a CDS encoding Ger(x)C family spore germination protein — translated: MTIYKRIYLLILCLFLLTGCWDRVEVNDLAFVTASGFDKLEENKLRTSVQVPLPGNMGGAGSSGGGGGSGGESPFYVDSGVGRNIRESNDDLQQRMSRKLYFSHRRVLVFGENIARGGFKKSLDVVIEQPQSRLSAYVLVTRGEAMEVLNATPHFEQFSAETMREMAKSGFGITVKDVMNQIDKPGKDPVIPIVETTKTENEYPEDQKDEIMISGAAILKDDKLKYFANKEESLGAFWLFEETPEKNYTFSVKEDGEINVSIDDKKIRTSYTTSGGSPSFSLTIDVQARVMQNEANLDLDMDANYQLAVKNMEKKIKQEINALLEHSMSEGIDVYGFGWYLFQHVNKQWEKKWADNWRNTLKEMKIDVNVNATIQQTTNPGITIKE